One Nematostella vectensis chromosome 10, jaNemVect1.1, whole genome shotgun sequence genomic window, ATcatacaagcttttgtaagtGTCGTCCTCACTTTAAGATTCGTCGGTTATTAATTACGCCCCAGACCAGCGTTTCGAGCTTCGTGTTTTAGGCGAGGTGCCGGTATGCTGTTCGTCTTTTGCCAATTGGTGTTTTGCCTTAGCCTCGTGCCTCGGTCTTCGCAAGATCAAGATAGGCAAATAGAAAAACTCTCTTCAGATGAAGAGACCGGCTTTCTTCCCATGGTCATAAACACGTGGCCGTTCATTAATGTCACCGaagaaggtaaaaaaaaatgcttcgTTTAATCATTGTCTGGTTATTTGTGTTGTCTTTTAATATTAGATCCGCTTCAAATTGAATTATTCACTAAAATGATTAATAGAACTTCCCAGTGATGTGCCTGCTTTTTACAGTTTTCATATTTGTAGGAAATTATCATACATGGTCCATAATTTCTAGTTTTGACCTGTCACCTGTCAGTGCTTTTTGAATACAAAACctgtctttttatttttaaaaatcattaACATATTAACAGTACTTTCGTTAAAGGGCGCTCGTAAGTGGAAAGCTTTAGGCCATATAAGCAAATATTGTCCTTTTTTGGTCAACGAACGCCTCTAGGTTTTGTGCCGCAACTTTTTTGccaatttttatttctttttattatcagTCTTTCTCTGTAAAACTGAGATCATGTAGGCTTTACATTTCCTCAAGAAATGGCAAGAGATAGACTCCCAAATGGTCCCGAAAATCAGAAGCTGCGCTTGAGAAAATACTTTCACTGCGGTAAAATTGTCTGGTTGTAGGCATTTTTCTCACGCGCGAAAAATGTTATTGCACGCATTCCCTAAAAGGCCAAAGATCGCGAGCCTACTTATTTTCCATTATTTCCTTAGTGAGTACACGTCTTTACACTGCAGCTTAGCTTCAACGTCATagattttaaaattaaaataatatggacaaaataataaaattaaaaagcgCCCGCAAGCATGCCTCGGGGAAGAAATCGCTACCAGAACCGGAATATTTTTATGTGGTCTTTACAGGTGTTTTTTGTACTCTCGCAGCAGCATACAATACAAATTATGTAAAGATCTTTTCAATCAAAAAATGTCTTAGATTTACATAGAACGGGATAGGAAAAGGATAGGAAAATTTATACTCTATATTTTAAGCTTAAATTTATTCTCTGtctaagacaaaaaaaacataacctAGCCTAACTGGTGGTATGTCTGGTACAGTTAAATCTATGAGCAGCAAATAACGCACTCCGATTAGCCCGACCAGAACTTACGATCGTAAGCCTACCGGATCGCTAAAGCGTGCGCGTGTTACGACAACAGTAACTGTTACAATGCCTTTTTGTTATCTGGAACTACACTCTTTtatttataccttttttataagaacttcTAATTGaggctttttctttttttgacattttaaggctgaatatgttcttaacggtgtttttaaattttagtgtatataagaatatataCCCAATGATTAGGAattgaattattaggaagagaattacaataatgatcaatagcaacaataaggttgttactatgagcacaatttgattctgcattttagaacgcatcaggactaataAAGAacttttttctgctatctgagcttCGGCAAgctcttagcatgttcttaaaatttggtaaaatctcaggctggacgttcttatgaAAAAGGTTCTTTATAAAAGAAGTGTACCACTTTAATTGATTCATATTCATGGAACATGTATCTAACGTTATGATTTCAGGTTGGGCGCGTCTGCAGTCGGGTGGCTCAGCGGTTGATGCAGTCGTGTCCGGTATTTCGTATTGCGAATTTCACCCTTGCGGACATAAACCGGACGAACCGACTGTCGGTTTTGGTGGAAGGTAAATCGATACCCTTTTTTACACCGATACCAAACCGCTTTCCcctgagcaaaaaaaaaaaggggaacGGTTCCACTAATTTCATAATACGGACCTCCCAGCTGGTATACAacataagtaaataaagtgaTGTTATATATTGAAACGTACTAGGATACTACGATTGTCAAAACCTAAATTCGATTAGAGGGCGCGTTTTGCTCATTTATAAAAGACTGAGGGCAATAACACATTTTCGTGCTACCCTAGTTTAAAGAACAATAAGTTCTTTTGATGGTCTCGTCCGTTGAATGTGATATTGATGTAGTTTCGATATTGCACGGGctaatgtttttgtttatgttgTTATACCTAGCCCTGACGAGTCTGGGGAAACAACTCTAGATGCTATGATAATGGACGGGTAAGGAGTccccagggggagagggtgggaAGCCAACTCGAGATGCTATGATAAAAGACGGGTAAGGAGTccccagggggagagggtggggaAACAACTCGAGATGCTATGATAAAAGACGGGTAAGGAGTCctcagggggagagggtggggaAACAACTCGAGATGCTATGATAATAGACGAGTAAGGAGTCCCCAGGGGAGAGGGTGGGGAAACAACTCTAGGTGCAATGATAATAGACGGGTAAGGAGTCctcagggggagagggtggggaAACAACTCTAGGTGCAATGATATTAGACGGGTTATGAGTCctcagggggagagggtggggaGACCACTCTACATGCAATGATACGGACGGGTTATGAGTCCTCaggggaagagggtggggagACAAATCTAGATTTAATGATAATGGACGGGTTATGAGTCCTCAGAAGGAAAGAGTTGGGAAGACAAATCTAGATTTAATGATAATGGACGGGTAAGGGggaaaaaacagaaaaaagataGAATAGAATTATACATTGCCTCTTTAGTAccttatgagcccctgcttTTTGCTCGTTTTCGGAAGAACGACGCATGATGTTGGCGCAGTTGGATGCCTCAAAGAAGTGAAGAACGCCATCGCTGTCGCTCGCAGTGTGATGCAACATACAACGCACACGCTCCTCGTGGGAGAAGACGGTATGATAACATACAACGCACACGCTCCTCGTGGGACAAGACGGTATGATAACATACAGCGCACACGCTTCTCGTAGGAGTAGACGGTATGATAACATACAGCGCACACGCTCCTCGTGGGAGAAGACGGTACGATAACATACAACGCACACGCTCCTCGTGAGAGAAGACGGTACGATAACATCACACGCTCCTCGTAGGAGTAGACGGTATGATAACATACAGCGCACACGCTCCTCGTAGGAGTAGACGGTATGATAACATACAACGCACACGCTCCTCGTGGGAGAAGACGGTATGATAACATACAACGCACACGCTCCTCGTAGGAGTAGACGGTATGATAACATACAACGCACACGCTCCTCGTAGGAGTAGACGGTATGATAACATACAGCGCACACGCTCCTCGTAGGAGTAGACGGTATGATAACATACAACGCACACGCTCCTCGTGGGACAAGACGGTATGATAACATACAACGCACACGCTCCTCGTGGGACAAGACGGTATGATAACATACAGCGCACACGCTCCTCGTAGGAGTAGACGGTATGATAACATACAACGCACACGCTCCTCGTGGGAGAAGACGGTATGATAACATACAACGCACACGCTCCTCGTAGGAGTAGACGGTATGATAACATACAACGCACACGCTCCTCGTGGGACAAGACGGTATGATAACATACAACGCACACGCTCCACGTAGGAGTAGACGGTATGATAACATACAACGCACACGCTCCTCGTGGGAAAAGACGGTATGATAACATACATCGCACACATGTGATCTCATCTTGCGCATATGATTTATAAATGGCGTTATACATGGTTTACAGAAAAGGTTCAAAATAAGTGATTTTTCTCGATTCTATTCCTTTTGTGAGGCAACGGATTGAATGATTGCCCGGTCGAATGGAAATGATGGCTAATGTTAGCGAGTTGCCAAACGTAAACCGACGAGAAGGATGTCAAGAATTcaaccattttttatttagccCTCACAGACAGATTTCGCTCCTTTAAAACCTTTcgaaaatatttatattttctttacaCAGCCACACAATTTGCGTTAAGAATGAAATTTCCTAAAGAGGACTTACACACGAATAATTCAAGGTAAGTCATTTGatatcttcttcttcttttcaaCACACAAGATACTACATAAACGAGCATACAAATATATTGAAATacacattttcttttatgtacAGGGAGCGTTGGAGTAAATGGTACAAAAATGACTGCCAGCCAAACTTTTGGGAGGTAAATACCGGGAAAAGTTAACATTTAAACGCCGTTTAAAACAAGTTATGATatattaattgtttttttacctAGAGTGTTCATCCAAATCCCAAGAGGCATTGCGGTCCCTATGAGCCAGAGGGCGTGTATGTATAATTATGATAAGCATCTGGGCTTCGACATAGTTATCGTGTTTCAATTTGTATTAAGGCTATATTACTTACCTTCACTAGCAATCGCAACAGAAGGAATATAAAGATCAGTGAAGACAACCATGACACAGTTGGTAAGGGATAATTCACAATACAT contains:
- the LOC5506829 gene encoding N(4)-(beta-N-acetylglucosaminyl)-L-asparaginase, with translation MLFVFCQLVFCLSLVPRSSQDQDRQIEKLSSDEETGFLPMVINTWPFINVTEEGWARLQSGGSAVDAVVSGISYCEFHPCGHKPDEPTVGFGGSPDESGETTLDAMIMDGTTHDVGAVGCLKEVKNAIAVARSVMQHTTHTLLVGEDATQFALRMKFPKEDLHTNNSRERWSKWYKNDCQPNFWESVHPNPKRHCGPYEPEGVNRNRRNIKISEDNHDTVGMVAIDSKGHISAGASTNGLAFKIKGRVGDSPMPGAGAYADNEAGAAAATGDGDVMMRFLPTYQAVEYMRQGKSPTEAAKLSLARIVKYYPEFFGALVVVNTTGHYGAASHGWDYFQFAVRNPKLGKVEIISVEPFKKAKQAKQVKQVKQAKQVKQAKKAKQVKQARKQSKFIQ